Part of the Ictalurus furcatus strain D&B chromosome 19, Billie_1.0, whole genome shotgun sequence genome, GCCAGCAACAGTCGCACAAGCTCATAGTGACTGGCCCTAACTGCTACAAGGAGGCAGACCAGAGGGTCAAGATCAGGCTTTGCCCCGGCCTCCAACAGCATTTCAGCACATGTGACATCACCATTACACACTGCAAAATACAGCGCTGTCCTCCTCATGTCATTATAGTTGTTGGAAATGTGGTCAGCCAGAAGAGAGTTGACATCAAAGCCCTTCTTGATAAGTAAATTCAGGCAGGAAGCGTGGCCTCCATCGGCAGCAGAGTGTACCGGACTCATCCCAGACTGGTGTATGGCCCTCTTAGTTGTGATAGGGATCAATGTTTTCAGAGCGCTATTGATTTAAAGAGATAGATGCGATGAAAGAATGCTGAGGAACAACTTTCATGTCTATATCTGTAGCCTCAATTTCTAAAGGGTTTTTCAATAATTTTGCCGCAtgtttatgaaaaaatataatgattatataatGATTAGTGGAAAGGTAATAGTTGTCCCTATAGTTCTCCAATTGTCCCTCCAATTTGTTCAAACTTATATAATCATTTTGTCCATTCATTCCTTCCATCTCCTGAAAGATGGCAATAACGCTGAAGTTTGCTGTCTGGCTAATCAGTGCATATAATGTAATAGAAATATATTTCATTAACtaaaatttaattacatttttactaaaatacaacaataaaattcattttagtCTTAAGGGACTTAAAGGACTGCAGGACGAAATCAAAGACAACTGGCAAATTTAGCACTGACTAACATCATCTGGTGTTTAATTTTGGCAAAGAAAAAGCATGGTTTGAGAATATGCCTTTATCTTTTTCTAATCACACTCTCTGTCCCCTTAGATGTTTTACAAACATATACCAGATCCATATAAAACAGCAActcaaataattaaaacataagTGTAGACAGAGTTGCCAGGTTTCACCAAAATTTCCATTCCAGCTactaaaaaaatacacaaaaagacCTAAAACTATCCCAAAAAGCTTGGGCATTGGAAAAGAGAGACACGTTCGTCTACTTTTTCTCAGGTCAGTTGTTTGcaaacacatttctgattttcaTTGGCTACAAAACACCTTTTTAATATTGCCTGGTATGCACAATATCCATTCCACAATCCCTCTTTGCCTCTCCAAATCTTCGCAATATATCTTACAGCAGAAATTGTTCTGTGCATCATAGATACACTGTCTGCACTGACACTTCATTTTTGTTGGCCATGGCCTATGTTTTTGGAAATTGGttaaatttaatttgattatttgcttttaaaacAAGATATTGGCGGTTGCTAACCTCACTAAACTAACCTCACCAAAAACgacttgcttttctttcttacaACTTTATTCCAAAACTTGTCAATTTGTCATAAAAACTGTGACCTGGAACTCCTGACTGTTGCTCATCACTGTGTTGTATACCACAGGACATGTGTTTACTAACAGCTGTTATTAACTAGGGAGATGCTTTTGTGCTATAGGCTCACAGGTAATGGCCTTCATATGCGGCACGATGAATGGGAAGCTGAAAGGCGACACTGGCCACATTAGGATTTGCACCGTGACGAAGGAGCAAAAGGATGGAGtcaaggtttcctgagcctgcTGCGTCATATAACACCGTGTCTCCATTGGTGGCCTGTGCAGCAACATCTCCCCCTAGTGGAGAAGAAAAGCATGATAGCAAAAGCAGCTTGCTCAAGATCATCGATCAGGGTCTGGTTCTTTGTAAACTGCTTAACAAATCCAGGATAAAATGATGCATGGCAGATTTACTAGTCATCACTCTTCCATTTGGATTAATTTGATTCTTCAAAACTGAGCGCCTTAGTACTGCCAGATTGAGGTGTTTGAGATGACCAGTTAGACTCATAACCATAATTAACTTGTCAATGATTAGCTAATTGCCATTTAGAGGCCAATTTAAGTGAGACATGTACacggtttgatttttttttttcttgtctaaGAAGTTGTGTCTATGATTTAATTAGTAGTAGTTTAAtaagtagtagtggtggtggtggtagtagtagtagtggtagtagtagtagtagtggtggtggtggtggtggtagaagtggtagtagtagtagtagtggtggtggtggtggtagaagtggtagtagtggtagtagtagttgtagtagtagtaatggtggtggtggtagtagtagtagtagtagtattggtggtggtggtggtagaagtggtagtagtggtagtagtagtagtcattgtagtagtagtagtagtagtagtagcggtagtagtagtagtagtagtcgtgtaattattataatatatattacatattttgttatttattaaatatcacTATATATCATTGccattgtaaaaataaaattattctgatttgactatatatatatatatatatatatatatatataaatatatatatatatatatatatatatatatatatatatatatatatatatatatattatcttaATTAGTAAGAACTTTTATCCTCTTACTTGTGACACTCAGTCTTTGTTTAAAACCACATTCATGCTCCATCTTACCATTTTGAATGAGGATTTCCAAGATGTCAGTGTGGCCAAACTCAGCGGCGATTCCCAGTGGTGTGACACCGTGGCCGTCTCGAGCTGTGACCTTCCCGCCATGCCTCAGTAGCAACATCAGGATGTCAGCACAGCCCACCTTGGCTGCCTCGTGAATGGCCATCCACTTTTTCAGACACACCTGCTCCACAAACGCACCGCCTGATATCAGTGCCAGTACCATGTTATAGGAGCCAACCCTGACTGCTGTAGAAGGAGAAAGAATACATGAAGGCTcatgaatataaaataattatttattaataatatttttttaaataacattatacttGTTTCTTTTATCATTGattaatatttatacacactacaagtcttatataattgtataaacactgttttttaatttgtgttttgtgtcCATAAATTCTATGCTCTGTTTTGTAGTTATTTATGATACTTTTATGCTTTATGATTTATATACTTTATGATAgttctttaaataattaaatatataaggTATATTTTCTGATATTCATTCAACATAGTCCTGGGGGTAAACACTGAAGAACGAACATTAAGAGTCCCGTCTCTGGAAATGTTAGGACAAAGCTGGAACTTAAATTTATTCTCAGAGAAGCATggcatatttatataaataaaacattacgtGCTACTTGGAATCATTACCTAGCAGAAGTGGGGACTCGTTTTTGCTGTTCGTGTTGTGTGGGGAGGCACCGTGCTGCAGGAGCAGCTTCACATTCTCCACATGTCCAGCCTGGGCAGCAAGAGTCAGCGCCGTCTCACCGTCAGCTGTAACCTCCTCCATGCACAACTCATGGGATGCTgatcaaacaaataaaagcacacATAGCCCATTCATAACTGCTGCCAGTAGATTCGTCTCTGCAATAATTGACAAACATCATTTGAACCAGCAAACAAGTCTAGTTGGCTTCCTTGCAAGTGCAACTGCACATCTTTCCCCACAATTTTATCTTGTATGTTGTAACAGTAACTGCATGGATGCGCCACTGTGGCACAAGAATTTCATTGTGTCTTGGGTATTCTGGATACAATCAAGTAAACATACTTACAACCAAATCTAATGGGATGAACTATCTTCCCTTGAAACCATGGTGGATCATGCAAGACAATAAGGCACCCATATACATCTGACTAAATTACACATAAAAACAGTGCCAACATAACTTTTATAGTTGCTAGGTACTATAATCACAGGCCTTATgtctttgtgaaataaattagaAAAATGTTCAGGTCTCAACATGAATTTGACTAAAACAGCAGCGTTATGGTTAAGCAGTCAGAAAAGGAACACACTTTTATTACAACGAAATTACTGAATTTTACAATTGTTATGTGGataaaactttttatatatCTATGGAAAAAAGGGGGCTGCATGTGCAGAAATATTTTACAAGAAATCTTGAGGTTTCTTACACAAGGAGCTTACCTAATTTTTATATACTTAATAAACATACACTTACCACTACAGAAGATTAATACATATCTAGTAATGAAAAACAAGACATGGTACAATGTaggaattgtaaaaaaaaaaatagtagatGTGTTACAGGAAAggaatttcatttcatttatgcagttaacTCAAAAGTATGGGCCAGACCAAACCGGTATTAGTGCACTATTGTATCAAGGATTTCTCTCTgctatataattaaaatagaaAGTGAAATTAACTGCAAATGCCACTTATACAactgtaagtgtaagtgtacagaTGTCAAGAATGTTCACAATGCACCTGAACCTGCAACGATGACGCTGATGTACCAGAATAGTGCCAgcaaagaatatatatatatatatatatatatatatatatatatatatatatatatatatatatatatacagtatgtcatgtATGCTCAAGTATCATTCCAGTTTTTGGTCACCAGGTAGTCTtgggaaatatttttttcagtttaagaTTAATCACAATGTATTACCTAAAAATGAtcttttgcttttaaataaataaataaataaataaataaataccctgAACTGTCCCTGAACTGTCCCTGGTGCCTGTATGTAACACAAACTGTTATAGCTAggagtgtttatttgtttgactACTGTGCAATAGCACAGTAATTTTTGGAGAACTTTCTTAACAGGCTAGATAGCTTTGGGATTcattctcactttctcttttgcAAACCTTGTATGGATATGAATCCCATAGGGCAAACTCATATGAATacctgaaatatttatttatcaattctTCAAGAGTAACAAGAGTACACCTGACTTTGAAACCTTTTacaagaaactttttttttttcttgaaaaatactgtacattgcCAGGAATGGTCCAGCAAAACAGTACACAAAGTCTAAAAACAAATGGAAGCCAATTTTCACAGACTGATTTTTCTTTTGACTGACAGCTCTTTTGAGTGCTGTTGTCAGTCATCCTATGGGATTAGACAATATAACATCCAATTGTTACATTGGACATTTCTAAGACCTTTACCTAGTGTTTTAACCAATATCTATCATGTGTTGTGCCTGCACTACTTGTATTACCTGTATTACTTGAGTAAAATGCAATGAGTGGAATGATTGTAATCTTTAACTACTGTATTCTTCACTCACCGAGTAGAACAGCATCCAGAATCTCTGTGTTTGGCTGCACTGAGGCTCTGTGAAAGGGAAGCCAACCTCTACTGTCCGTCTCTGCAAATGCGCTTCTTTTCCCATGCATTGCCCGCAACGTGGCCAAGTCACCTGGAGCAgataaacagcattttaaagaGTTGTTTGTcctctgtatactgtatatttgctgtctgcttttaaatattctttttttcttatgaGCTTTGCTATGAATAAGTGATGTCCaattaaatattatacatataggcctacatactgtacacatataTCAGGGCCAAATCTTGCCAGGCTCAATGTCTACAAAACCAAAGATAACATACACTTTGAATGAAAATACACTGTAAtgataatcattttttttaagataatatgttcacattattattcataaaatgTGTAATTAGCATATACGTGATAGAGATAACAGAAATGGGCTGTACCTTGGTCTATAGCTGATAAAATTTTCAGATTTTCCTCGCTCGCCGTTTCCAATGTACTTGagagatttaaaacatttttttttttaaaaagtggagCGGTTAGTTTGaaacatgcaaagaaatattAAGCATTTGATTATTTCACACACCTCCATTTTGTATAGAAGGGTAAAGTGCTGTCCTGAAGGCTTCTTTGGATGGCTAAATCAATAAGCTGTGCTTCTTCTTCGTCCAGTTGCtctgccattttaacaacaaCCAACCACACATGTATACAAACATCAGCTCCAAACGCCGGTGATATGAAAGTCGGACTGAATTCCTCCTGTACGATGTAATGTAATGAGATACACTTCATGCAGTTACAAAACAGCGGTTTATAATTAGACTTGACCCCTGTTCCACCAACCAAGAGTATATAGCTCGAGACCAAGCTTTAAAATAAGCTTCactgtgtgtcactgtgtgaAGGAACTGTGTTTTAAGAAACAGATATTATGTTAATCCGTTTGAGTAGAATGTTTAATGTCTGAATGAAAGTGTACATTGCTTATATGTTTGGGAATCTTATGTAAAAGCATTTGAgcttgtatatatgtatatttacatgTGTATTCTTTATCTACTCTGAACTTACATTGTCTATCTGTGGAATTGTGAATACTGGTCCAATCACTTCTTGTATGTTGATGTGTCAAGGTAATTTCAGTTCAAGAATCTTTATGAGAGCCCCtagtggccaaaagtttgtggacacccgaacATCACACAaatgtgtgcttgttgaacatctcattgcAGATGTATtccccatttgctgttataCTAACTtctgctcttctgggaaggctttccacaagattctggagtgtggctgtttgtgttcattcagctacaagagcattagtgaggtcaagcactgatgttgggtaaggaggtctggggtgcagtcggtgttccagttcatcccaaaggtattcagtggggttgaggtcagggctctgtgcatgAGTTGGAgttttccactccaaccttaacacaccatgtctttatAGTGCTCACTTTGAGCACACAGTTGTGCTGGATCAGGTTTGTGCCTCTAAGGTCCAGTGAAGGGAATTGTAaagttacagcatacaaagacattctatacaattttGTGCTTATAACTGTTGTGACAAAATCAgagatttttttggtttgtgcAGTGTGTTCGTATGATTGTAGGGATTGattgtgttattgttgttgtgttaTGCTGCTACTGAAAgaaataactaataaaatatTCTTACATTTAAGTGACAGCTTTTTTACTGTGATTTTTActgattatatttcattttagtaAAGATTGTTTATGAATGTAGAAAATGGAAAACACTGTAATTGTTGTTATTGCTGTAAGACATTATGGAATGTTACTCAGTGCAATATCGTATACTGAATGTGGTCTTTGGACTAGATCTGAAGTCCTGCTTTTGATATTTGAGATGATTTATCATTAACATCTATCTGACCAatatgagagggagagagaggaagaaaggacagagagagagagagagagagagagagagagagagagagagaacgaatgaatcaatcaataatAACCACAAACAGGTATCAGGTTTTTGTCTAATTCCCCATCACTCTGTTCCATTGCAGCCTCCCTCTaaagacagatttatttattaatctgattaaaatcaTAATTGCACAGTGTTCTGTTGATGTAGTGATGCAGGCGCACGCTCCTGACAGGGGGAGACATTTAACTGCAGGAGatacaaaacaacacaacacacgaTGGCCCATAGCCCTGAGTTaaacttcatttattattattattattattattattattattattattattattcctcattCGATTTTGCTGCCTGAACACAGGTTTCTGAATATTTGAAAACTGAATTATTGAATCTAAATTTGTGAAAAATctattaaatatatgaatataaataccTGATGTTCTTTTCTCTATCTCTGAACACTTGAATTTCAAGGAGGTTAattctaaataaacaaacaaataaatacagattacttaataaataaatatagataatTCTGGTTTTCAAcccagaaatatatatatatatataaattcaatgTTCTTTAATTTTGAATATTAAGAATTCAGTAGCTTTTAAAGGTCAAATCTTCatgtaaattcttttttttctatgaaaataaaaagtacagcaCACACCGGGCTGCAGAGAGCGCTGTAGAGTCATGCTACGACGTCATCTTTCGGCGACGGAAAGGAGTGTAGACGGCTGGTAGATATGGCTGGTGTGATTAAAAAGGTACGTGTGGAGGTCatttaataatttgtataaCGTGTCGTAACGTAGAATTATGGATGCAGCTTTTGTACAGGGTGTTCGTGTTTTGTCCTTATTTCCGCAGGACTATTGGTGTGGCGTGTTAGATAAATAACAGAGCTGCAGTGTAATAAAACGCCAGAGAACTCCATGTTAGTATTAGTTAAAGAAAGAACAACAAACCAATAAACCAGTGACTGCAGTTTCATAAACTAAGTAGACTGTGCAATGTCGGGACAAATATTAGTTTGGACAAGCATGGAGGAAATGAATAGTGTGGTACTACGCGCGAGAGAGTTTAAATTCAATCTGAATTCATTTCCATGGATTCCTTAAGAGCTTAGCTTCATGTAGGTCATGTGaaattaattacattatatGCTGAGGATGTAAACTGCTTTAGAATATAAACTACTTTTGTATAGTGATCAGAGCTTTAAAATTCTCACAGTTCCAGGaatgttgttttatatttttatgagCTGCAGTGTGCTCATTGTGTTCTTGCATTTTGTTCCCATCCCCTGTCCTATCCTGTCCTACACATtgtagtgttttccctgctctcagcacacctgattcaaataaTCAGATGATTGACAGCCTTTCCTGAGTTGAAGTGGATGTGTCAGAGCAGCGAAAActctaaaatgtgcaggacggGGGACTTGCGGTGTAGATGAGGACGGGGGACTTGCGGTGTAGATGAGGACGGGGGACTTGCGGTGTAGATGAGGACGGGGGACTTGCGGTGTAGATGAGGACGGGGGACTTGCGGTGTCGATCAGGACGGGGGACTTGCCGTGTCGATCAGGACGGGGGACTTGCCGTGTCGATCAGGACGGGGGACTTGCCGTGTCGATCAGGACGGGGGACGGGGGTCGTAACCAAGAAAGTTTTGTGCTTTCCCAGTGTTATAAAACGTAAAGCACAGAGGCTTATGTGCCGACACACTAATCGGTACAGGGGTGTGTGTTCAAGCAGTTTGTGTTCTGTTCAGTGGATTAATGATGGAAGTTACAGCACACTGGTGTGTATGGACCAGGCAGCAGGGGTGCAAGTACAGCTTGTCACCCACAGGGAGACAGTAGATTGTGTACTTTGTGAACAGAGTGCAATATACTGAAGAACTGTGCTGGAAAAATTTAGGCTGTGATTTGTGGTGACGGCTTTTCCCTTACAGTAGCATAACAAgggaatatttttttgtatgttataATTGTCCAAAAGaatgtatttaaatgttatGTAACTGAAGAAGGTGATTATGACTTATTGGGAATGAgtataatgtgtttaaaaaaaaaaaaaaaagcattactaATAATGTCAGAAGATACTTAAACCGTAAAGCCACAATGTAATTTTCTTTCCTGcttgaaaaaaaacataactatTGAGTCAGTAAACAAAGCAAGTGGCAGCCTTTGTGTGAAAGACGGCAATATTTATAGGAAGAAAGATTCAGGACTGATTGAGTTTTGGCTATTTTTCTTGCTAAAAGGCATTTTTTAACCAGGTTGAAGGTTGTGGATTATCCTCTTTATTGAGTTGTAAAATCGTGTCGCTAGAGAACTCAAGATGGCCGGCTACCAACTAACAGGAGGTGCTTATGTGTTTCTCtgtatatttgattatatcagAGAACACTATCCAGTCTGTGCATAACTCATTTGAAAGGCTGGAGTACGAAATAAGTAATTACATTCATGAGAAGTGCACAGACTTGATAGTTTTGTTCTCTAAGCTGTACTTTAGCTATTTACCCGCAGTTAGTGGTGATGAGCAGAGCCATCTCACGATGCAGAGAGACATGAGGCAAGACAGCAGCACCATGAGAGATTCGGCTCTTTTACCTGGTAGTCAGGAACTATGACCGTTCCATTGATGTGCacaataaagatttttattcTTGTACAGTAATGTTTCTGTAATTCTCAGGAAACGGCAACATTTCCTGAACACCTGGCCCACATCCAAAGCCACACATACTGTAGTAAACAGTTGACCGTACATTATTGGTGTGATTTTTACTCTATGAATGTGTGCACTTGCAGCTGTGAGGTTAATCTGTGCAGTAGAGAACAAGTCATGCTACAAAATCTTCCTCTGCAAGTAACTCACAATAGCATTTTTCTACCAGACTGAAGGAAATTCCAACATCTTATGTGTTGTAGCTTTAAGAGATGGAGGAATTATTGCATAAA contains:
- the asb15b gene encoding ankyrin repeat and SOCS box protein 15b isoform X1, translated to MKCISLHYIVQEEFSPTFISPAFGADVCIHVWLVVVKMAEQLDEEEAQLIDLAIQRSLQDSTLPFYTKWSTLETASEENLKILSAIDQGDLATLRAMHGKRSAFAETDSRGWLPFHRASVQPNTEILDAVLLASHELCMEEVTADGETALTLAAQAGHVENVKLLLQHGASPHNTNSKNESPLLLAVRVGSYNMVLALISGGAFVEQVCLKKWMAIHEAAKVGCADILMLLLRHGGKVTARDGHGVTPLGIAAEFGHTDILEILIQNGGDVAAQATNGDTVLYDAAGSGNLDSILLLLRHGANPNVASVAFQLPIHRAAYEGHYLALKTLIPITTKRAIHQSGMSPVHSAADGGHASCLNLLIKKGFDVNSLLADHISNNYNDMRRTALYFAVCNGDVTCAEMLLEAGAKPDLDPLVCLLVAVRASHYELVRLLLAHGANVNCFFTAISDTVFPTALQYCLHDEIMVRLLLNNGYRVESCFQCDHNFCICTQSYTTSDDTSSYFNKVTFCDFVSVRWLKHLVGRLVRTLLDYVIDVPICPKLQKILEMQKEWPEICDILRNPRYLQHLCRLVIRKRITLRRLNNPRFMSELSFPPALKNYLIYKEYDLYGRMKI
- the asb15b gene encoding ankyrin repeat and SOCS box protein 15b isoform X2; amino-acid sequence: MHGKRSAFAETDSRGWLPFHRASVQPNTEILDAVLLASHELCMEEVTADGETALTLAAQAGHVENVKLLLQHGASPHNTNSKNESPLLLAVRVGSYNMVLALISGGAFVEQVCLKKWMAIHEAAKVGCADILMLLLRHGGKVTARDGHGVTPLGIAAEFGHTDILEILIQNGGDVAAQATNGDTVLYDAAGSGNLDSILLLLRHGANPNVASVAFQLPIHRAAYEGHYLALKTLIPITTKRAIHQSGMSPVHSAADGGHASCLNLLIKKGFDVNSLLADHISNNYNDMRRTALYFAVCNGDVTCAEMLLEAGAKPDLDPLVCLLVAVRASHYELVRLLLAHGANVNCFFTAISDTVFPTALQYCLHDEIMVRLLLNNGYRVESCFQCDHNFCICTQSYTTSDDTSSYFNKVTFCDFVSVRWLKHLVGRLVRTLLDYVIDVPICPKLQKILEMQKEWPEICDILRNPRYLQHLCRLVIRKRITLRRLNNPRFMSELSFPPALKNYLIYKEYDLYGRMKI